In Maridesulfovibrio frigidus DSM 17176, a genomic segment contains:
- the panC gene encoding pantoate--beta-alanine ligase, producing MIIIKDPKELQKISLKLRSQGKTVALVPTMGYFHEGHLSLIDTVREKVDTVIVSLFVNPTQFAPGEDLDNYPHDLERDAKLACERGADILFAPEKSKMYYPDHSTWVEVPELAINLCGKSRPEHFRGVTTIVAKLFLTAQPHIAIFGEKDWQQLAIIKRMVRDLNMPVEVIGHPIVREASGLALSSRNVYLSNTEKELAPLIQKGLRNIKDMVDKGESEALTLTSELRSFYQKNIPGSRVDYIEIVDPDKINLLEKVSGPALCAVAIHLGKTRLIDNLLIKV from the coding sequence ATGATTATAATTAAAGACCCCAAAGAATTACAAAAAATAAGCTTGAAATTACGAAGTCAGGGAAAAACTGTCGCATTGGTGCCAACCATGGGGTATTTCCATGAAGGACACCTTAGCTTAATAGATACAGTCCGCGAGAAAGTCGATACTGTAATAGTATCCCTTTTTGTTAATCCCACACAATTTGCGCCCGGTGAAGATTTAGATAATTATCCTCATGATCTTGAAAGAGATGCAAAGCTTGCTTGTGAAAGAGGTGCGGATATTCTTTTCGCACCCGAGAAATCTAAAATGTACTATCCAGACCACTCGACATGGGTTGAAGTTCCTGAACTTGCCATAAATTTATGTGGCAAATCCCGCCCTGAACATTTTCGCGGGGTAACGACAATTGTAGCTAAACTTTTTTTGACAGCACAACCGCATATTGCAATTTTCGGCGAAAAAGACTGGCAACAACTAGCTATAATTAAACGCATGGTACGAGATTTGAATATGCCAGTCGAAGTTATCGGACATCCAATTGTGCGCGAAGCAAGTGGGCTGGCTCTCAGTTCCCGCAACGTGTACCTCAGCAACACCGAAAAAGAACTTGCCCCCTTGATCCAGAAAGGACTAAGGAACATCAAGGATATGGTCGATAAAGGCGAAAGTGAAGCTCTAACACTTACCAGTGAATTGAGAAGCTTTTACCAGAAGAACATACCGGGTAGTAGAGTTGATTATATCGAGATCGTAGATCCTGATAAAATCAACTTACTGGAAAAAGTTTCCGGTCCGGCACTATGTGCCGTAGCTATCCATTTAGGAAAGACGAGATTGATAGACAATCTACTTATTAAGGTGTAA
- the metK gene encoding methionine adenosyltransferase translates to MISSKGKYFFTSESVTEGHPDKVADQISDSILDALLAQDPDSRVACETLVTTGMAFIAGEITTSGYADFQAIVRDTIREIGYVNSDMGFDADTCAVLSTIDKQSVDIAQGVDRSSPESQGAGDQGMMFGFACKETDTLMPAPIHWAHKLSRKLADVRKDKTLAYLRPDGKTEVSFEYFNGKPVRIADVVIAAQHDDGIEQEQIYEDIKREVVLATLPKDMVDDATKIYINTTGRFVIGGPMGDCGLTGRKIINDTYGGMGNHGGGAFSGKDPSKVDRSGAYMARYIAKNIVAAGLAERAEVQVAYAIGVAEPVSVLATSHGTGEVDDEVLTKAVKDVFDLRPWYISERLDLKRPIYKDSACYGHFGRNNPNFTWERTDAVDDLRTACKI, encoded by the coding sequence ATGATCAGCAGCAAAGGCAAGTACTTTTTTACCTCTGAATCCGTTACAGAAGGTCACCCAGATAAAGTGGCCGACCAGATTTCCGACTCAATCCTTGACGCACTTCTCGCTCAGGATCCAGACTCAAGAGTCGCATGTGAAACTCTGGTAACTACCGGTATGGCATTCATCGCCGGTGAAATTACTACAAGCGGATATGCCGACTTTCAGGCAATCGTTCGCGACACAATCCGTGAAATAGGCTATGTCAATTCAGACATGGGCTTTGACGCTGACACATGTGCTGTTTTATCTACTATTGATAAGCAGTCTGTAGACATCGCTCAGGGCGTTGACCGCAGCTCCCCAGAAAGCCAGGGTGCTGGCGACCAGGGCATGATGTTCGGCTTCGCATGTAAAGAAACTGACACACTTATGCCTGCTCCAATTCACTGGGCACATAAACTTTCCCGCAAACTTGCTGACGTACGCAAAGACAAAACTCTTGCTTACCTACGTCCTGACGGAAAAACCGAAGTATCTTTCGAGTACTTCAATGGTAAACCTGTCCGCATTGCCGACGTTGTTATCGCTGCACAGCACGATGACGGTATTGAGCAAGAGCAGATTTATGAAGACATTAAAAGAGAAGTAGTTCTTGCAACTCTTCCAAAAGATATGGTTGATGATGCTACTAAGATTTACATCAACACCACTGGACGCTTCGTAATCGGCGGCCCAATGGGTGATTGTGGTCTTACTGGTCGTAAGATCATCAATGACACATACGGCGGAATGGGTAACCACGGTGGTGGTGCTTTCTCAGGAAAGGATCCATCCAAAGTTGACCGTTCCGGCGCATACATGGCTCGCTACATTGCCAAAAACATCGTAGCAGCTGGCCTTGCAGAACGTGCTGAAGTTCAGGTTGCATACGCTATTGGTGTTGCTGAGCCTGTTTCAGTGCTTGCAACATCTCACGGTACCGGTGAAGTGGACGATGAAGTTTTGACCAAAGCTGTCAAAGACGTATTCGACCTGCGCCCTTGGTATATCAGTGAGAGGCTTGATCTTAAACGTCCTATCTACAAAGATTCTGCTTGTTACGGTCACTTCGGCCGCAACAATCCCAACTTCACTTGGGAAAGAACAGATGCAGTAGACGATCTCAGAACTGCTTGTAAAATCTAG
- a CDS encoding SPL family radical SAM protein, whose amino-acid sequence MDSKIKIPSHLKGIEKIYVDQTMVDAPLTKRVTSRLPDLPVEVVDPENFPHNEQGEGQSLYLKEYKGKFLRFCPGTRYYHCCGYRIIHIGENCPMACSYCILQAYFQDKVLKVWANQGDLFDELGQAFSADPGARFRVGTGEFTDSLALEAATGYSRDLVEFLQDYPNVALELKSKVIDLSWMDVVKRTDRILPAWSLNAPFVNEHEEFGVSSLKERLEAAKVCADAGFRVCLHFDPIIRFDGWREGYAEIVDMIFDYLKPENIAYLSMGSFRHMPHLKPIIERNFPETTYIFDEYIIGNDNKVRLLRPLRMRQFKFIVDRLRKHGMDKQMYFCMESTENWQDVFGYTPKDLGGLGKHLMSQAFGD is encoded by the coding sequence ATGGATAGCAAAATTAAGATTCCCTCTCATCTTAAAGGGATTGAAAAAATTTATGTAGACCAGACAATGGTAGATGCTCCGCTCACCAAACGAGTTACAAGCCGTTTGCCAGATCTTCCAGTCGAAGTCGTTGATCCGGAAAACTTCCCGCATAATGAGCAAGGGGAAGGGCAGTCCCTTTATCTAAAAGAGTACAAAGGTAAGTTTCTACGTTTCTGTCCCGGAACTCGTTACTACCATTGTTGCGGATATCGAATTATTCATATCGGTGAAAATTGTCCTATGGCGTGTTCGTACTGTATTTTACAGGCATATTTTCAGGATAAAGTTCTTAAAGTCTGGGCTAACCAAGGCGATCTTTTCGATGAATTAGGGCAAGCTTTTTCCGCTGATCCTGGCGCTCGTTTCCGCGTAGGAACAGGTGAATTTACCGATTCACTCGCTCTCGAAGCCGCGACAGGTTACAGCCGCGATCTCGTAGAATTTTTACAAGATTATCCAAACGTAGCTCTTGAGCTTAAATCCAAAGTGATTGACCTGTCATGGATGGATGTCGTTAAACGGACTGACAGGATTTTACCTGCATGGTCACTCAACGCGCCATTTGTGAACGAGCACGAAGAGTTTGGAGTCTCCTCATTAAAAGAAAGACTTGAAGCCGCTAAGGTTTGCGCCGATGCAGGATTCAGGGTTTGCTTGCACTTTGATCCAATAATTCGTTTTGATGGTTGGCGCGAAGGTTATGCAGAAATAGTAGACATGATATTTGATTACCTGAAACCTGAGAACATCGCTTATCTGAGCATGGGATCTTTCAGGCATATGCCGCACCTTAAGCCCATAATCGAACGTAATTTTCCCGAGACGACCTACATTTTTGACGAGTACATAATCGGAAATGACAACAAAGTTCGTTTATTACGACCACTCAGGATGCGTCAGTTTAAGTTCATAGTCGACAGGCTTCGCAAGCACGGAATGGACAAGCAGATGTATTTCTGCATGGAATCTACCGAAAATTGGCAGGACGTATTCGGCTATACTCCAAAAGATCTTGGCGGACTTGGAAAGCATTTAATGTCGCAGGCTTTTGGAGATTAG
- a CDS encoding ParB N-terminal domain-containing protein, with product MIESQIYSFAPLEIDCSGEWMLYPSSSDGDFKASIMAAGQLVPVLVEIDGSKAKLIAGRSRVAAAESLGLSVKAVAVKAGDDVSRALIHLEENRSRVADDALKLSVFRYLYTRMDKKELSQRVGPLLGIKPKARDMKLWLEWMELSHDFDGVLKDGNIPLAAVTVLSKLSDDDKATVLPYFQNLGWSRSNAVNFLTWLYETSRRDSKPVATILEENDLPLARENESPKDGVARLCKSAKQIRYPAFSELLKAQEKIVSEICVGTKWRVESVGNFETGEVMLQTRFKSREVMQRAIEDLSSIQKSGGWDELFELGREK from the coding sequence GTGATTGAATCTCAAATATATAGTTTTGCTCCCTTGGAAATTGACTGTTCGGGCGAATGGATGCTTTATCCTTCCTCATCTGATGGAGATTTTAAAGCTTCCATCATGGCTGCAGGGCAGCTTGTTCCGGTGCTTGTTGAAATCGATGGCTCCAAGGCTAAACTAATTGCCGGAAGGTCCCGCGTTGCCGCGGCCGAATCCCTTGGACTTAGTGTTAAAGCTGTCGCAGTTAAAGCTGGAGACGATGTTTCGCGGGCACTTATTCATTTAGAAGAAAATCGTTCAAGGGTTGCGGATGATGCTCTTAAACTTTCTGTATTTAGATATTTATACACTCGCATGGATAAAAAAGAATTGTCTCAGCGAGTCGGACCACTTTTAGGAATTAAGCCAAAAGCTCGCGATATGAAACTTTGGCTGGAGTGGATGGAACTTTCCCATGATTTTGATGGCGTGCTTAAAGACGGCAATATCCCGCTGGCAGCTGTTACTGTGCTTTCAAAATTATCTGATGATGATAAAGCCACAGTTCTTCCATATTTTCAGAATCTGGGCTGGTCCCGTTCAAATGCAGTGAATTTTCTCACTTGGCTTTACGAAACATCTAGACGCGACTCGAAACCAGTCGCAACTATTCTTGAAGAAAACGATTTGCCGCTTGCCCGTGAGAATGAGTCTCCCAAGGATGGCGTTGCAAGGCTTTGTAAATCTGCCAAACAGATTCGTTATCCCGCCTTTAGTGAGCTTCTTAAAGCGCAGGAGAAAATTGTTTCCGAAATATGTGTCGGAACAAAATGGCGTGTTGAATCTGTCGGGAATTTTGAAACTGGTGAAGTGATGCTTCAGACCCGTTTCAAATCACGGGAAGTCATGCAAAGGGCCATTGAAGATCTCAGCTCCATTCAGAAGTCAGGCGGGTGGGATGAGCTTTTTGAACTCGGCAGGGAAAAATAA
- a CDS encoding elongation factor G, producing MSEALKNQRTYALVGHSGCGKTSTAEMLLFNAGVVDRLGKIEEGTTALDNEPEEIKRRGSIQPGFAGYKWKKNNHYLIDTPGDPNFCGDLPYSLTAADGAIFTIDAVDGVKPLSRKAWTAIEKAGLPTVIFINKMDRDRADFDSAFGSLNSSLGISPVLLQYPIGSKENFKGVVDMLSSIAYMFDENGKLSKGEIPEDIADEIEIIRETMVETIAESDEELMEKYLEEGDLTAEEITKGLTSGVKNRTLFPVCVGSALENKSGSFLLSMIQNYLPSPLEHKDWISEDGTTRASDPDGPVACFVFKTLADPFAGQLTVCRVLSGTVSGDLTLINPGRESKERLGTIQVLNGKNQTPAKDPVGPGGIITLAKLKETFTGDTLCDEKEPFELAKPLVAPQLITFALAPAEKGEEDKVFQAIMKLLVEDINLTLSRDIESGDILLSGMGQNHIEISVEKARRRYKTDIVLKTPKVPYRETVKGTAEVQGRYKKQSGGRGQFGDCWIRLEPSEKGIGYEFVNSIVGGVVPKQYIPAVDKGVQEAAARGFLAGAPIIDFKVTLYDGTYHAVDSSEMAFKVAGSMAFKKACESAGVSLLEPLMNINVEVPDEFMGDIIGDLSSRRGKVLGSDSSLGVTEVKAHVPMSEILQYAPDLRSMTGGQGTFTMELSHYEECPPQIAEKIIANSQTASED from the coding sequence ATGTCGGAAGCCTTAAAAAACCAACGGACTTATGCACTTGTAGGCCATAGCGGTTGTGGTAAAACATCAACCGCAGAGATGCTATTATTTAACGCTGGAGTCGTTGACCGTCTAGGTAAAATTGAAGAAGGAACAACAGCCCTAGACAACGAACCTGAAGAAATTAAGCGTCGCGGATCAATCCAGCCTGGCTTTGCAGGCTATAAATGGAAGAAGAACAATCATTACCTGATCGACACTCCCGGTGATCCCAATTTTTGCGGAGACCTTCCTTATTCATTAACCGCAGCTGATGGAGCTATCTTCACCATCGATGCCGTGGATGGAGTTAAACCCCTTTCGCGCAAAGCATGGACGGCAATAGAGAAAGCCGGTCTTCCCACAGTAATTTTCATAAATAAAATGGACCGTGATCGCGCAGATTTTGACTCTGCTTTCGGCAGCCTAAACTCTTCACTCGGCATCAGCCCCGTACTGCTCCAGTATCCGATAGGAAGCAAGGAAAATTTTAAAGGCGTTGTAGATATGCTCTCTAGCATAGCGTATATGTTCGATGAAAACGGCAAGCTATCAAAAGGAGAAATTCCGGAAGACATAGCTGATGAAATCGAAATTATCCGCGAAACCATGGTTGAAACCATCGCAGAAAGCGATGAAGAACTCATGGAAAAATACCTCGAAGAAGGTGATCTCACTGCCGAGGAGATCACAAAAGGCCTAACTTCGGGCGTAAAAAACAGAACCCTATTTCCAGTATGTGTTGGCTCCGCATTAGAAAATAAAAGCGGATCTTTCCTGCTGAGCATGATTCAAAACTACCTCCCCTCTCCACTAGAACACAAGGACTGGATAAGCGAAGACGGCACAACCAGAGCATCTGATCCAGACGGCCCCGTTGCATGTTTTGTCTTCAAAACTCTCGCGGACCCCTTTGCCGGACAACTGACAGTTTGCCGTGTTCTTTCCGGAACGGTTTCTGGAGATCTGACTCTTATCAACCCCGGCCGAGAATCTAAAGAAAGACTTGGAACCATTCAAGTGCTGAACGGCAAAAACCAGACTCCGGCAAAAGATCCGGTCGGCCCCGGTGGAATCATCACACTCGCTAAATTAAAAGAAACCTTCACAGGCGATACTCTTTGCGATGAAAAAGAGCCATTTGAACTCGCAAAACCTTTAGTCGCACCACAGCTTATAACTTTTGCGCTTGCTCCAGCCGAAAAAGGTGAGGAAGACAAAGTTTTCCAAGCAATAATGAAGCTCCTTGTGGAAGACATTAATTTAACCTTATCCCGAGACATAGAATCAGGCGACATCCTGCTCTCAGGCATGGGCCAGAACCATATTGAAATCTCAGTAGAAAAAGCCAGACGCCGCTATAAAACTGATATTGTGCTGAAAACTCCGAAAGTTCCATACCGAGAAACAGTAAAAGGGACTGCGGAAGTTCAGGGCCGCTATAAAAAGCAGTCAGGAGGTCGCGGACAGTTCGGGGATTGCTGGATTAGACTTGAACCGAGCGAAAAGGGTATCGGCTATGAATTTGTAAATTCCATCGTAGGTGGAGTTGTTCCCAAGCAATACATCCCCGCTGTGGACAAAGGAGTTCAGGAAGCTGCTGCTAGAGGTTTTTTGGCGGGTGCACCTATCATCGATTTCAAGGTCACTCTTTATGATGGAACGTACCATGCGGTTGATTCATCTGAAATGGCATTTAAGGTTGCCGGATCAATGGCTTTTAAAAAAGCATGTGAATCTGCCGGAGTATCACTTCTTGAGCCTTTAATGAATATTAACGTTGAGGTTCCAGACGAATTCATGGGTGACATTATCGGTGACCTGTCCAGCCGCAGAGGAAAAGTTCTCGGCTCTGATTCAAGCCTTGGAGTTACTGAGGTTAAAGCGCATGTTCCTATGTCTGAAATACTTCAATACGCTCCAGATCTGCGTTCAATGACAGGAGGACAGGGAACCTTCACTATGGAACTTTCCCATTACGAAGAGTGTCCGCCCCAGATTGCAGAAAAAATTATAGCCAATAGCCAAACGGCATCTGAAGATTAA
- a CDS encoding lysophospholipid acyltransferase family protein — translation MLDSSGCEFDVDLSELDENQTYVFMVNHQSFFDIPLLFHYLSPWQFKFVAKKSLFDFPIFGHAMAAGKHISIDRENRRQGMKDIQHAVEVANSGHSPLIFPEGTRNPNPNKLLPFKTGGMILALKCQKPIAPILMVGPEKFLYKGKLIASPGQKIKIKALPPIDTTQYTVRDREKVKGILQDAMEKAYAEMRNE, via the coding sequence ATGCTCGACAGCAGCGGCTGTGAATTTGACGTAGACCTCAGCGAGCTCGACGAGAATCAAACTTACGTCTTCATGGTCAATCACCAGAGTTTTTTCGATATTCCACTTTTGTTCCATTACTTAAGCCCGTGGCAGTTTAAATTTGTTGCCAAGAAATCCTTATTTGATTTTCCCATCTTTGGTCATGCGATGGCAGCAGGAAAACACATTTCAATCGATAGAGAAAACCGCAGACAGGGCATGAAAGACATTCAACATGCCGTTGAAGTGGCAAACAGCGGTCATTCTCCACTAATTTTCCCTGAAGGCACACGCAATCCGAACCCCAACAAGTTGTTGCCTTTTAAAACAGGCGGCATGATTCTGGCGCTAAAATGTCAGAAACCTATAGCTCCAATTTTAATGGTGGGGCCCGAAAAATTTCTCTACAAAGGAAAACTCATTGCAAGCCCGGGCCAGAAAATTAAAATTAAAGCTCTCCCTCCGATTGACACCACTCAGTACACCGTACGAGACAGGGAAAAAGTCAAAGGAATTTTGCAGGATGCCATGGAAAAGGCATATGCGGAGATGAGAAATGAATGA
- a CDS encoding ribonuclease J, producing MNEPQLTVCPLGGLGEIGLNCMMLSTPESVVVIDCGLQFPDQALFGVDIAIPRFDHILANKDRLKAIILTHGHEDHIGALPWLLPYINVPIYGSSFTLGLVKNKLQEHNLLDYVDLREVKPYDRVDLGDLAFNFFPVCHSIVDGFGLGIETPVGRVVHTGDFKIDRNPLDGHGTDLEAFRKFSEQGATLLFSDSTNVEQDGYALTERDIKASMKGLFEKAEGRILVTLFSSHIQRMQEIFDLAEETGRKVGISGRSLARNIDLARDMGQLQISSSSIVEPDDLPYYHDHEIVLLVTGSQGESLAALARLSTGEHRQLRIHEGDLVLMSSRCIPGNTKAITKVINNLYKLGAEVLHERKHGIHASGHAHKEELRTMLETVKPKYFIPVHGEYRHLVKHSRLAVETGVAVEKSLVIEDGEPITFLTHGIRLENTVNAECTLVDGKGVGDVGQSVIKERQLLAGEGLVVVTIIIDENTGEILRGPEVTSKGFVFEKKYSHLLEDAKCIILDVFENIPPGQTIKLKERIRSALRRFFRKVLGRDPVVIPLIISLTGNEAQERDSRCEV from the coding sequence ATGAATGAACCGCAACTGACGGTATGTCCACTCGGGGGCCTTGGAGAAATCGGCCTTAACTGCATGATGCTGAGTACTCCTGAATCAGTTGTTGTCATAGACTGCGGCCTTCAATTCCCTGATCAAGCTCTTTTCGGAGTAGATATAGCTATTCCGCGATTTGATCATATCTTAGCGAATAAGGATCGTCTCAAGGCGATTATTCTAACGCACGGGCACGAAGACCACATCGGCGCTCTGCCGTGGCTCCTTCCATACATTAATGTACCTATTTATGGATCAAGCTTCACACTCGGTTTAGTCAAAAACAAACTTCAAGAGCATAATCTTCTCGACTACGTAGATCTAAGAGAAGTAAAACCGTACGACAGAGTTGATCTTGGTGATTTAGCTTTTAACTTCTTCCCGGTTTGTCATTCTATTGTTGATGGATTCGGACTTGGAATTGAAACTCCGGTCGGGCGTGTTGTTCACACTGGAGATTTCAAGATTGATAGAAATCCACTGGATGGCCACGGAACGGACCTTGAAGCATTTAGGAAATTTTCTGAACAAGGCGCTACCCTTCTTTTCTCCGACTCAACAAATGTTGAGCAGGATGGATATGCCCTTACCGAACGTGACATAAAAGCTTCCATGAAAGGACTTTTTGAAAAAGCTGAAGGACGAATTCTAGTAACTCTATTTTCAAGCCATATTCAGCGCATGCAGGAAATATTCGACCTAGCAGAAGAAACCGGACGCAAGGTAGGGATCAGCGGCAGATCACTTGCACGCAATATTGATCTAGCTCGTGATATGGGCCAGTTGCAGATTTCATCATCTTCGATAGTAGAACCAGATGACCTGCCCTACTACCACGACCACGAAATTGTTCTGTTGGTCACAGGGTCACAGGGCGAAAGCCTCGCAGCCTTAGCAAGACTTTCCACAGGAGAACATCGTCAGCTAAGGATCCATGAAGGTGATCTAGTTCTCATGTCTTCTCGCTGCATCCCAGGCAATACCAAAGCCATTACCAAGGTCATTAACAATCTATATAAGCTCGGAGCTGAAGTCCTTCATGAACGCAAACATGGCATCCATGCTTCCGGTCATGCGCACAAGGAAGAACTTCGTACTATGCTGGAAACAGTAAAGCCTAAATATTTTATTCCGGTTCATGGAGAATACAGACACCTCGTTAAGCACTCAAGATTGGCTGTGGAAACAGGCGTTGCTGTAGAAAAATCTTTGGTAATTGAAGACGGCGAGCCAATCACATTTTTGACTCACGGAATTCGCTTAGAGAACACCGTGAACGCTGAGTGCACACTTGTTGACGGCAAAGGCGTCGGAGATGTCGGCCAGAGCGTCATTAAAGAACGCCAGCTTTTAGCGGGCGAAGGACTAGTTGTAGTAACCATCATTATTGATGAAAATACTGGCGAAATTCTACGCGGACCGGAAGTTACATCCAAAGGATTCGTCTTCGAAAAAAAATACTCACACCTCCTAGAAGATGCGAAGTGCATCATACTGGATGTCTTCGAAAACATTCCTCCGGGACAGACTATTAAGCTGAAAGAAAGAATCCGTTCAGCATTAAGAAGATTTTTCCGCAAAGTTCTTGGTCGCGACCCGGTAGTTATACCTCTTATTATATCCCTTACAGGAAATGAAGCACAGGAACGTGACTCGCGATGCGAAGTATAG
- a CDS encoding fumarylacetoacetate hydrolase family protein encodes MKVFRIKHNDAIFYATHEDGNVFKPLIAGQHELETIPADKCIILPIVVPSKIICVGLNYKEHAKELNMDMPKEPMIFFKPPSAIIGNRDNIVLPSMSEHVDYEGELAVVIGQTGKNITPENAHKHIFGYTCANDVTARDLQKKDKLFARAKGFDTFAPIGPSIETSIPDPSSLTLRTIVNGKVRQEGKTSDMIYTPAELISFISRIMTIAPGDIILTGTPPGIGPLTAGDEVQVDIEGVGILTNSVVKDESIQTPVQ; translated from the coding sequence ATGAAAGTATTCAGAATTAAACATAACGATGCAATTTTTTACGCAACGCATGAAGACGGAAATGTTTTCAAGCCTCTTATTGCGGGACAACACGAACTAGAAACTATCCCTGCTGACAAATGTATAATTCTACCGATTGTTGTGCCATCTAAAATTATTTGCGTAGGTCTGAACTATAAAGAACATGCTAAAGAACTGAATATGGACATGCCTAAAGAGCCAATGATTTTCTTCAAACCTCCATCGGCAATTATCGGCAATAGAGATAATATTGTCCTCCCATCCATGTCCGAGCATGTAGATTACGAAGGTGAACTTGCAGTTGTTATTGGTCAGACGGGAAAGAACATCACCCCCGAGAATGCACATAAACACATATTCGGCTACACCTGTGCTAACGATGTTACAGCTCGCGACCTTCAGAAGAAAGATAAACTTTTCGCAAGAGCCAAAGGGTTTGATACTTTTGCACCAATCGGCCCAAGTATTGAAACAAGTATTCCCGACCCTAGCTCACTGACACTGAGGACGATTGTAAATGGAAAAGTCAGGCAGGAAGGCAAGACTTCGGACATGATCTATACGCCGGCAGAACTGATCAGCTTCATTTCCCGGATCATGACAATAGCTCCAGGAGATATTATCCTGACAGGGACTCCCCCTGGAATTGGGCCGTTAACGGCTGGAGACGAGGTTCAAGTTGATATTGAAGGCGTTGGAATACTAACAAATTCAGTAGTTAAAGACGAATCTATCCAGACTCCGGTTCAATAA
- the rpsB gene encoding 30S ribosomal protein S2 — protein sequence MAYVTMKQMLETGVHFGHQTRRWNPKMRPYIFGARNGIHIMDLQQTVKLFRKAHDFISDAVADGGKVLFIGTKRQAQESIAAEATRAGMFHVTHRWMGGTLTNFQTIKGRIERLKNLEEMFGDGTIKRFPKKEIVMMGREVKKLTLALGGIKDLNGAPAVAFVIDPKREHIAILECRKLGIPVVAVVDSNCDPDMVDYIIPGNDDAIRAIKLFAAHMADACLEGAARRKEDNEIEAEKTKATEKAAAPKKAAPKKEAAPVAPVEAKVEAKVEAKVEAKVEEAPAAKAEEAAKEAK from the coding sequence ATGGCTTACGTAACTATGAAGCAAATGCTGGAAACAGGCGTCCATTTCGGTCACCAGACTCGTAGATGGAATCCTAAAATGCGTCCTTACATCTTTGGCGCACGTAACGGGATCCACATTATGGACCTCCAGCAGACTGTGAAGCTTTTCCGTAAAGCTCACGACTTTATTTCTGACGCTGTTGCTGATGGTGGAAAAGTACTTTTCATCGGAACAAAACGTCAGGCTCAGGAATCCATCGCAGCTGAAGCAACCCGCGCAGGTATGTTTCACGTAACTCACCGCTGGATGGGTGGAACACTTACTAACTTCCAGACCATTAAAGGTCGTATCGAACGTCTTAAAAACCTTGAAGAAATGTTCGGAGACGGCACTATCAAACGTTTTCCTAAAAAAGAAATCGTAATGATGGGTCGTGAGGTTAAGAAACTTACCCTCGCACTCGGCGGCATCAAAGACCTTAACGGTGCGCCTGCTGTTGCATTCGTCATTGACCCCAAGCGTGAACATATCGCTATTTTGGAATGTCGCAAATTAGGCATTCCTGTAGTTGCAGTTGTTGACTCTAACTGTGACCCAGACATGGTTGACTACATCATTCCAGGTAATGATGATGCAATCCGTGCTATCAAACTCTTCGCAGCCCACATGGCTGATGCTTGTCTTGAAGGCGCAGCTCGCCGCAAAGAAGACAACGAAATCGAAGCTGAAAAAACTAAAGCAACTGAAAAAGCTGCTGCTCCAAAGAAAGCTGCTCCTAAGAAAGAAGCTGCTCCTGTAGCTCCTGTAGAAGCTAAAGTTGAAGCAAAAGTTGAAGCTAAAGTTGAAGCTAAAGTAGAAGAAGCTCCTGCAGCGAAAGCTGAAGAAGCTGCTAAGGAGGCTAAATAG
- the tsf gene encoding translation elongation factor Ts, which produces MAVTAQMVKSLREITGVGMMDCKKALSECDGNEEKAIKYLREKGLAKAAKKAGRATSEGLVGTYMHNNGKLGVLVEIKCETDFVAKSDQFIQLTKDVAMQIAATSPICVSSEELPQDILEKEKEIYLQQAIAEGKPANIAEKMVAGRIKKYCKEVCLLDQPFIKDDKKTIQDLVNDAIAILGENMQIGRFARINLAETATGAAEEEAEAE; this is translated from the coding sequence ATGGCTGTTACTGCTCAGATGGTAAAATCCCTACGCGAAATAACTGGCGTAGGTATGATGGATTGTAAAAAAGCTCTTTCAGAGTGCGATGGCAATGAAGAAAAAGCTATCAAATACCTTCGTGAAAAAGGACTTGCAAAAGCAGCTAAGAAAGCTGGCCGCGCAACCAGCGAAGGACTTGTTGGCACATACATGCACAACAATGGCAAACTCGGCGTTCTCGTAGAAATCAAATGCGAAACTGACTTTGTTGCTAAATCTGATCAGTTCATTCAGCTCACTAAAGACGTTGCTATGCAGATTGCTGCAACCAGCCCTATTTGTGTAAGCTCAGAAGAACTTCCTCAGGATATTCTCGAAAAAGAAAAAGAAATTTACTTACAGCAGGCAATTGCTGAAGGTAAACCTGCAAATATCGCAGAAAAGATGGTCGCAGGACGCATCAAAAAATACTGTAAAGAAGTTTGTTTGCTTGACCAGCCTTTCATCAAGGACGACAAGAAGACAATTCAGGATCTCGTGAATGACGCAATCGCCATTCTCGGAGAGAACATGCAGATCGGACGATTTGCCCGCATCAACCTTGCTGAAACAGCAACTGGTGCAGCAGAAGAAGAAGCCGAAGCAGAATAA